GATTACCTTCCACAGCTGTCAACTCAACATAGTCATCAATCCTCAGAGCAAGACAGGGTGGCTGGCATGTCAATTAAAGCCTACAGCGGTGATAGTTTTGACCTGTTGGGGTCAGACGGAAGTCCAAAATACCATCCTTGAGCAAAAAATACACCAAAATGCCATGACTATCACATATAAAGACCATTACCTTAAAACCATATATGATTTGGTGCACCATCCATCCACCAGCAGCGAGATTCCCCCAGCAGTACAGTACATTTAGTGCATTGAGTGTCCTACCTGAGGCTTGCAGTGCTCCTCGATCCAGCTGAAGACGCAGGCGGACAGCTCCTGGAAGCTGGCCACAGACACAGACCTGCTGAAGGACTGGAACAGGGAGTCCATGATGCTCTGAAACACACTGAACTTGACATGGTCTGACACCTGCTCCTCCCCCTGCTGAGGGTTGTTCTGGTGGGCCTTCACTATGTGCTCATAGTTTCTACAACACACAGGTTAAACACGTATTATAAACCGGGTAGTTTGGGTACTGGATGCTAATTGGCTGAAACAGAATTCCAGCCGTGTTtatatcagacaatataccaTGGGTTTGACACAATACATATTTTTTGCTATATTCATGTTGTTAACcggtttataataacaataaggcgTGGGTTTCAGAAAGTTATGATGCACCTTGACTTcaattttgttgtattacagcctgaatttaaaattgattaaattgagatgatatatgtatatatattttttattttatttttacaaacaaattaaaaattaaaagctgaaatgtcttgagtcattaagtattcaaccctttgttatggcaagccaaaataagttcaggagtaaaaatgattaacaaccaattagacagtgcaaatattgtacaatccaggtgtgcaaagctctttagagacttacccagaaagactcacagctgtaatagctgccagaGGTGATTCCAATGTATTGTCttaagggtgtgaatacttacataaattagacgtctgtatttcattttcaataaatttgctaaactTTCTACAAAAATGTTCTCACTTTATTatagtgtgtagatgggtgaaaaaaatacaCACCCTGTACttgtcaaaagttgacacacctacacCTTCCagtgtttttagtttttattattttctacattgtataattatagtgaagacatcaaaactatgaaacaacacatatggaatcatgtagcaaccaaaaaggtcttaaacaaatcaacatatattttatatttgagattcttcaaagtagccaccctttgccttgacagctttgcacatgcttggcattctctcaaccaacttcacgaggtagtcacctggaatgcatttcaattaaacacGTATGCCTtgctaaaagttcatttgtggaatttctttccttgttAATTCATTTGAgcctatcagttgtgttgtgacaaggtaggggtggtatacagcagatagccctatctggtaaaagattagccaataaatgcttcagagttcaagtaacagatacatcaactgttcagaggagactgcgtgaatcaggccttcatggtcgaattgctgcaaagaaaccactgctaaaggacaccaataataagaagacacttgcatgggccaagaaacacgagcaatggacattagaccggtggaaatctgtcctttggtctgatgagtccaaatttgaggagATTTTTggtttgtgagacacagagtaggtgaatggttgacctccgcatgtgtggttcccaccatgaagcatggaggaggtgtgctggtgacactgatttatttagaattcaaggcacacttaacaagcatggctaccacagcattctgcagcgatacaccatcccatctggtttgggcttagtgggactatcatttgtttttcaacaggacaatgacccaacacacctctaagctgtggaagggctatttgaccaagaaggagagtgatggagtgctgcatcagatgacctggcctcaaaaatcaccgacctcaacccaattgagatggtttgggatgagttggacagcagagatAAGCaaaagcagccaagtgctcagcatatggctactttgaagaatcttaaatatatttagatttgtttaacacttttttggttactacatgattccataagtgtcatctcatagttttgatgtcttcactattattctacaatgtagaaaatagtaaaaagaaaaatccttgaatgagtaggtgtgtccaaacttttctgGTACTGTATAATTAATCCAatttgaattcaggttgtaacacaacaaaatgtggaataagtcaaggggtacgaatacttcctgaagacaatgtataccactaagggctgtatccaggcactgtgccacacctcctcaggccttattgttCAAGTAACCTGTTCGACTACATCTGACCATttctaaccaggtttccatccaaccttttaatGCGCATAATGTACATGTTGAGGAAAAATAAATCACAACAGGCTTGATTGAAACAGAAAGTGTCAGTAACCTTTCCAAAATGCAGACAAAACCAAATACGCTAGAAAAGGTGGGATCTTTGTGTCTAAAATGTATTATGCAGCACGTCAGTGGAAAAGTTAATGAGCAAATAttcatataataaccatcatatcgaagtaaacttggagtcacgcgatgacgtGTGGTCGTCCCACTATAACGCACTGGGAAAGCATgccgtttattaggctacagattaaatacgttatgaacttcacagggtggtgaaaatgCAAGTTGATGAGCTTAATGCTCCTTTCCAATCAATATCgagctgccgtttgacaaagctGCCATGTAGGCTAAACCCTccctgtatctgcgagctgttggctagagcgcactgccaataccagagtgggaaCAAACTAGACAACCATTTGTTTTGAGAAacccatcagtagagttgaaaatgcgatgtaaacccatttaacttgtcaTTTTTATTCAGCTCATCTGAATTTTACCTCAGAAGGgatttatgtgcactacgtcgtcacgcacagccttttatccgcaacaagttCATTTGACGGAAAACAACCCTGGTGGGAAAATGTGTTGTTTATTCGCATGaaatggatggaaacctagctactgacaaTAATGTTAATATCATCATATTTATACAACTATGATAGCGTCGTGTTGGTAGTACATGTTGAAGGCTCTACAGCGCAACCATTTTACTCGCCTAAATGTTTTTGCCGTGCGACCTGGAATTCTAATTTAGGAGCACCGGTGCACCTAGAAAATGCTGGATTCTACCTTTAAAACATCATTTTTAATTGTGCTCCTAAATTTCTTTGTGCGCTTACATTTCTCAACTTAGGAGCACACGTGCTCCTTGTAAAAAAGTTCAGCGTAGAACCCTGAGGCTGTCAAATAGCATAAATGACTACACAATTCAAAACTTATAAAATGAGGCTTCGGTGCCTCTTCAGGAAAATAAATGATTAGATGGCAGCACAATCCAGTCAGATGTTCCTGTAGGAGTGGCCTCCCTCCACAGTATATGCAGAGGGTCACGTCCCAATAGTTGTTTGGGTAAAAACCAACCCCGTTGACTGCTTTCCTGGACTTCTCTCTGCCAGAGCAGAGTGTGGGCTGAGGCATTTCCCTCTCTGATAAGGCCCGTCTACCAGGACTGACCTGATACAGCCTATGCAATCCACCATGGACACACGTGCATGAGTTATTAGGTAAATTAAACATATCCTGGAAGGTTCTCTTAGATTAAATATGTATAATTTAGGTTAACACAGCTAATATCTTTAATGGTTTCACCCCGcagctctcccctctctgcttTGACACTTTACAGTATCACACTGTagtaacagattttttttttgcctgCGACTAACGTTTTCATGATCTTCAGTGCCATCACTTCCTTCCTCAGCATAGACATGTCCTCCTCCTGCTTCTTCTTCTCTTTGTGCAGAAACTGGATGTAGTCGATAGCTGCAGCAGGAAACAGAAACAACCAGTCAGGGATTTCTGGACAAAACATTTCTTTCAGGGAGGAAAATTCCAGCTTAGGGTGGGATCCTTTATAAATACTTATAGTATGTTGACATTATAAAAAAACACAGGTCGGAATGCCAATTTGCAGTCCTAAAATGTAAATTTCTGGTTGAGAGGTACAATGGTCTACATTACTTTTCTGCAGCACTGTGGCCTTGCTGATCTTCTGCGTCCCCACGGCAAACTCAGATTGCTGCTGGCAGGTGGGCACTATGGACTGGAGATCATCATAACCTTTCTGTGGAGTCAAACACACATGACAAACAGATTTTAGAAATGACAAAAATATTACATTTGGCCACCTAAGAAACATCTTCATTTTTTGGAAGAGATCAGTCACCAACTCCCTCTGTCCAACCCCCCCAATCTTTTGTATTTTTCAACCTTTTCACAACTACCCTCCTCCCCATGATCTACACTCCTGTTGTTCCGCTCCCCATCGGAGGCCAAACCTTGATAGCATCCCGTCGTTTCTGCtcggcctgtgtgtgtgcctgtctcctCCGGTCTTTGTAGGACTCCTTGTATGTGGTCTCATGCCTGTAGTCACTGTCTTCATCAtctacagtcaggagaggaagaGCAGGTGTTTCAGTCTACCTCCCTAGGGCTCAAGGCCGACATCAAGATAGAATAGAGCACTGGACAATGAGAGCGCAGGACAACGCCCAACCGAACTAGGTCACTTGGAAATGCAATAGAGAAAAAACCCCAAGAAAAAATAGAGTGAAGTGGAAGTGAGAGTGGGGTAGGGAGTAAGACAACAAACAAAATGGTCATTTCTGAATCAGGATACAAAATAAATATGCTGCATTGCCTCACATACACAAAACGTTTAGTCATATAGTACACACACCATGTTGCAGATTAAAAATACTCTAACATATGTTGTCGAAACATAAATGACAAAGAACACAGTACCTGTATTTGGTACTGATGAGGCACTTGTGGACCCAATGCTGTTAGCCCTGGAGACCACAGTACCCTTCCTTGCATTCTCAGCAAAGAAACCTTAATGGAGAACATGAAGAGCTCAGACATCATTAAATTACTAATCAGTTATCCACAGAACTGGTAGCCTACTAGCTATAGATTGTATATTTTGGTAAAACAACAATTAGGACTAAGGATACTACTCACTGGGGTCAAATCCATTGTCACTGAAAGCCCCGTCGCTCTGTTCAGCCATGGCAGGTGTTGACATGAGAGAATAAAACAGTGGATAAGGAGGTGAGAACAGGCTCTTTCCCGTCTCATTCAATGGGCAGATTCAATTATGCTGAGCCGTGCGGGGCACCGGTGACGTGAACAGGTAAAAGCAGTGAGGGAGGAGCTCCCTTCTCAAATGGAACAGTAATCTGTGCTGCTTCggcaacaaggcagcatggtgcgTCATTCAGAAACACATCTCTTTTCTATAAAATAGGTTCAAATATGTTTGAATTTtcaaactagttttcattgggaaggcagataaaatgttatcaaaagcaatcacttttgtATGTGGAAACGGAATCCTTCTCTACTTTTCAGACGACTTCTGCCACATTCACGTGCTAAATCTGAATTAGGTAACTCGAAAATGTCAGACTTGCTAACTGGTCTTAGTTATAAACGTGCCGCGTTCAACAACTTTCATAGTTTCGACTGGCATGTGAACGCGGCAGAAGTCAGCTGAAAAGTTGAGAAGGATTCTCGACTTCGCCGTGGACTTTGAACAGGGCACCGGTTCCAAAACTGATTCAATCAATTTTTACTAATCTAATCCCCAGACAAACACAGCAATTAGCATAAACAAACTCCACTGGCAGTAGTCCTGGGGTGTAATCATGTCCAAACAGTTATGTTCTGCAAATAAAATGTGTTTATATTGGTCAAATACAGCTCGGTTCCTTCCCGTttcgtttgcttctgtttaagaaacagaatcagcggaatgaatacaccactGATTTGATTCATGTAGGCAGAATGTCTACAAGTATTTGGTTttgaatatacttaagtatcaaaagcaaaagtataaataatttgaaattccttatattaagcaaactagacCGCACCATTTCCTTTACTGATAACCAGGGCCAAACGTAAACATTCAGATATCTTTACAAATTAGGCATGTGTGTTtaatgagtccgccagatcagaggcagtagagataaacatgggatgttctcttgataagtgtgttaatttgacaatttttctgttctgctaagcattcaaactGTTActtgtacttttgggtgtcagggaaaatgtatggagtaaaaagtgcat
This sequence is a window from Oncorhynchus mykiss isolate Arlee chromosome 13, USDA_OmykA_1.1, whole genome shotgun sequence. Protein-coding genes within it:
- the LOC110486285 gene encoding max-like protein X; translated protein: MTDPTGSPEDHWNKSDGAFSDNGFDPSFFAENARKGTVVSRANSIGSTSASSVPNTDDEDSDYRHETTYKESYKDRRRQAHTQAEQKRRDAIKKGYDDLQSIVPTCQQQSEFAVGTQKISKATVLQKTIDYIQFLHKEKKKQEEDMSMLRKEVMALKIMKTNYEHIVKAHQNNPQQGEEQVSDHVKFSVFQSIMDSLFQSFSRSVSVASFQELSACVFSWIEEHCKPQTLREFVVGVLRQLNSQPY